The Malus domestica chromosome 13, GDT2T_hap1 genome includes a window with the following:
- the LOC139190808 gene encoding uncharacterized protein yields MAIGWSIADIKGISPSICMHRILLVDNYKPSVEHQRRLNSNMKEVVRAEILKLLDAGIIYPILDSKWVSALHLVPKKGGVTVVKNDKNVVIVYTDHSTLKYLLSKKDAKPRLIQWVLLLQEFDFEIRDKKGSENVVADHLSQIMHHEGDNDLVPISETFPDEQLFTIKSSVTHWYADYINYLVSDIMPPDLTWQQKTRFILLVRHYYWDEPYLWKHSPDQCIRRCVPDDKME; encoded by the exons ATGGCAATTGGGTGGAGTATTGCTGACATCAAAGGAATTAGTCCGTCCATTTGTATGCATCGGATCTTGTTGGTTGACAATTACAAGCCTTCAGTTGAGCATCAACGCAGATTAAATTCAAATATGAAGGAGGTGGTTCGAGCTGAGATTTTGAAGTTATTAGACGCTGGAATAATATATCCAATTTTAGACAGTAAATGGGTGAGTGCTTTGCATTTGGTACCGAAAAAGGGTGGAGTTACAGTGGTGAAGAATGACAAGAATGTG GTAATTGTCTACACCGATCATTCAACTTTGAAGTATTTATTATCCAAGAAAGATGCAAAGCCTCGGTTAATTCAATGGGTGTTGTTACTACAAGAGTTTGATTTTGAGATACGGGATAAAAAAGGGTCTGAAAATGTGGTGGCAGATCATCTTTCTCAAATTATGCACCATGAAGGTGATAATGACTTAGTTCCTATATCCGAAACATTCCCTGACGAGCAGCTCTTTACCATTAAATCTTCAGTCACTCATTGGTATGCAGATTATATCAATTATTTGGTTAGTGATATCATGCCTCCTGATTTGACTTGGCAACAGAAGACAAGATTCATCTTGTTAGTCAGACATTACTATTGGGATGAGCCGTATTTGTGGAAGCATAGTCCAGATCAATGTATAAGGCGGTGTGTTCCTGATGACAAGATGGAGTAA